The Campylobacterota bacterium sequence TTTGACGACAAAAGTCTTTTTGTCGATCCATGCCGTCAGACCGCACGAAGCTTCACAGTTCGAACACGCCGTAGGGACGATCATGTAATCGTTGACGTAGATACCTTCGGGGTTCTCTTCGCTCTGAACGCCGTGGCGGTCGATACCGCCCCGTTTCCAGTCGACGCCGTCAAGCTCCTGGAAATGGTTCCACTGATCCAGCGGCGGATAGAACGAGAGGCTGTCCGGCGTATTGGTAAATTTGCTCTTTTCGACCGATTCGGCGACCGCGTCGGCGGTAAACACCCCTTTCGCGATCGCGGCGCCCGTTACGGTTAACGCGGCGCCTTTTAAAAATGTTCTTCTACTTTCCAAATACATCATAATTTGACCCTCTTTAGCTCATTGGTAACAATTGGGGGATAACCAGCCAAACGTGTTTGCTGACCCACAATCCGATCAATGCCGATACGGCAGCGATTTTCAACAGATAATACGACTGGTTTTTAATGCTCAGGCATACGAGTACCATCGGTACGATGAATGCCATCACCTGCCCGATCCAGAACATTACGGTGTACTCGCCGCCTTTGACGTAATGGAGCACCGCAGCGACCTCTTCGGCTTTCATCGGTCCGAAAATCAGTTCGGCCATGTAAAGGATAAACGCTGCCGCGGCGCTGAGTCCCAGGACAACGGCGAGATCTTTTTTGATCGCGTCGGAAAACTTGTTTCCGCCCAGCAGCAGCATCGTTGCCGATCCCGCCAGCAACGCGGCGAGGATCATCTGCGCCGACTCAGTCGGCATCTGCCAGATTTCACGCGCCGTCGACTGTGCCATCAGACCCGCGGTATACAGGGTGACGGGAACCGCCAGAAGGGTTGTCCATCCGAGCAGTTTGTCGTAGAGCGCTTCGTCTTTTTTCAGATAGATCGCGTACGCCATACCGAAAAGCAACCCGACGAAACCTGTCGCCATCCATGCGCCGATCGTAATCGCCGACGTAAGGTGCGGGTAGAAAAAGATGTGCCAGAAGCGGAACATCTGGTGCAGGTCGATCACCGTAAAGAACAGGAAGATATGGATAAAGACGATCGAAATCGCCACTACCGGGAAACGGATGAACCCTGTCTGCTCCGGGTGTTTTTTCAACAGGTAAAACGCAAGGAAAATAATACCGGTACCGATACTTTTCGCCCACATGTTCATCGTGATGATCCAGCCCCACACGATACCGGGAAGGGCCACGTCAAGAACTACGACCGCATTGGTCGCTGCAATTGTTTCATGTACCATTAGTGCCCTCCGACGGGAAGATGTGTGATGTTGTTGAAGAGGTTATGCCCCTCTTCGCGTACCGACGCCAGAGGATTGAGCGTCACATTGCCGCCGCCGACGTAGTAGTGGTGCGGGAACGTTCCGCGCTCAGGCTTACGCACCTGTACGTTGCCCTGATGCGACTGGATGTATTTGCTGATGTTCGAGGTCGGATCGTCGAGGTCTCCGAAAATGTTCGCTTCGACCGGGCATGCGACGACACACGCCGGCATCATTGCGCTGGCGATACGGTGGGCACAGTAAGTACATTTGTCGGCAGTTTGGGTTTGCGGATCGATGTAAATCGCACCGTACGGACACGCCATAACACATCCGGCACAGCCGATACAACGCTCTTTGTCGATATTGACGATGCCGTTTTCGAGGTAGTGCAGCGCACTGACCGGACAGATGCGTTCACACGGTGCGTTGGCACAGTGGTTACAGCGAAGCGGCGTAAACGTCCGTTTTGTTTCGGGGAAGGTCCCTACGTCGACATATTTAACACGGAGGCGCCATGTAGAGAGCGGAACTTCGTTTTCCACTTTACAGGCGATCTCACAGCCCTTACAACCCATACAGAGGCGAAGGTCTACCAAGAAACCCAATTGCATATATTCTCCTTATTCCTGATTCACGTCCTGTCGTCCGCATCATTACCTGAGCGAATAACATTTATAATATGCCGTGATTACAGGCATTTGACGGCATTACTGCTGGGTTGATGGTAGCCAAAGTTGCTTTAACCGAAACTAAATGGGTCCGGGATTTTGCTATAACTTTTTGATATGTGTAACCAAACGGGATTCCCCCGCGGGAAGGGAAATTTTATTGAAGATTATGTGCAGTTTTTTTGATCAATCGTCCAAACGGACGCGGACCGATGCTTCGTGTGCTCCGAGCCCTTCGGTATGGGCGATCAGGGCGCACGCACCCCCGATTTCGTTGATCGCGGCGCGCGAAAACGCGATGATGGACGATTTTTTCATAAAGTTCTCGACTCCCAGCGGAGAGTAGAACCTTGCGGTTCCTCCCGTGGGAAGAGTGTGGTTGGGACCCGCAACGTAGTCGCCGATCGCTTCGGGGGTATAGTGTCCCAGGAAAATCGCCCCCGCATGCTTGATGGAGGGGAGAAGCGCGAAAGGGTTGTCGGTTGAGACTTCGAGGTGTTCCGGGGCGATCTCGTTCATCAGCTTAACCGCCTCTTCCATCGTTTCGGTCACAATGATCGCCGCACGTTCATCGATTGATTTGCGTGCGATCTCCTCACGCGGGAGCTTGGACAACCAACTTTCGATTTCCGCGGCGCAGGCGTCGGCAAACGCACGGGAAGGGGTGATCAAAATCGAACTGGCCATTTCGTCGTGTTCGGCCTGTGATAGCAAGTCGATCGCGATGTGGTTCGGATTAGCCGAATCGTCGGCCAATACCCCGATCTCGCTGGGGCCTGCGATCATGTCGATGTTCACTTCGCCGAAGACCATCTTTTTGGCCGTCGCGACGAAAATATTCCCCGGCCCCGTGATGACGTCGACTTTGGGAATCGTTCGGGTTCCGTACGCCATCGCCGCGATCGCGCTGGCCCCTCCGACTTTGAATACCTGGTTCACGCCGCACAAATGGCAGGCGGCGAGGAGCAGCTCGTTGGGCTCGTTGTCCGGGGTGGGCGTCGCGACGACGATCTGCTCCACCCCCGCGACCTGAGCGGGGATGACGTTCATGAGCAGCGAGCTCGGATAGGCCGCTTTGCCGCCGGGGATATAGAGCCCCGCACGATCGACCGGCGTCACTTTCTGCCCCAGGATCGTTCCGTTGGCTTCGGTATCGAACCAGCTCTTGGGGAGCTGCTTTTCATGGTAGGCGCGAATACGGTCGTACGCGAGGTGGAGCGACGCTTTGAGATCGGCGTCGAGGGCATCGTACGCTTTTTTCATGTCGGCGGGATCGATCCGCAGCTCTTCCCCGCTTTTGGGGGTCCAGCGGTCGAATTTGGCGATGTGACGGATCAGGGCATCGTCATTGTCCGAGCGGATCTCGTCGATCAGCCCCTTCACGATCGAAGAGACGTGCTCCATGTCCATTTTACCCCGTCCCAGGAGTTCCTCGAAGACGGCGGGGAACGTCGAATCGTTTGCGTTGATAAGGGTCATTGCTATCCTTTATTTTTTTGATGCCGGAGCGGCGTACTCTTTTTTGACGGTGTCGAGCGCGTACAGAAAATCTTCGACGCCCACCGCCCCCATAACCGGTTCGAACATCGGGGTTTTCCCTTTGATAAACCATGTCGCGGGGGTACCGGGGGTCATGAGCGACTGCGGGACTCCGCCCTCTTCCATCACCCCTTCGTACGCGACAAAATCACGGTTCACAATCGCTGAAACTTTGGGGTTTTTCAGGGTCTCTTTTTTCAACACGTCGCACCATTTGCACCCGTACTTTGTCACCACGACCATCAGGGGTTTTTTCTCTTTCGCGGCGCGTTCAATGGCGCCGGAAAGGTCTTTTTCCCATTTGATCTCACCGCCGAACAATACCGCCGAACCCAGTAAAAGCGCCGCTACGATCTTAATCATCTTTTTTCACCTTTTTGAGAATTTCCTTGGCGATCTGGGGGATCTCTTTTTCGCTCACGTCGATCACGATATCGGCCGCTTTTTTGTACAGCGGCGAACGCTCTTCGTAGAGCTTTTTGGCTTTCTCGATATCCTGGAACAACGGGCGTTTGCGCAGTTTCTTTTCCGCGTTGGGGTGTTCGAGGATACGGCCGTAAATCGTCTCGAACGGAGCGTACAGATAGACCACCGTCCCGATTTTCGAGAGATTGGGCACTTTAAAAAATCCCCCGCCCGTCGAAATCAGGGTACTTCGCACCTCTTTTTGAAGCCACAGGGCCACTTTACGCTCGAGGGCGCGAAAATACTCTTCCCCTTCCTCGGCGAAGATTTTTTTGATTTTACGGTTTTCCATGCTTTCGATAATATCGTCCGTATCAAGGGCGATCATATCGGAGAGTTTGACGATCTCGCGTGCGACCGAGCCTTTGCCCACTCCCATAAAACCGATCAGTACAATATTTTTCATCTTCCGTCTTTATTCTATGGCTTATAATAGCGAAATCATATCACGCATTAACTTAGGAGTGTTTCTTGATACGTCCGTCCAATCTTTTTGAAGGGCCCGTGCCGCCCGAAAACGGCGAAGTGTTTACCCCTGTGTTCGAAACCTCCGGTCTTCGGATCGAAGCGATACGCTCCCGTCTTAAAACGCCCGGCGAATGGTACGATCAGGTAGAAAACGAATGGGTAATGCTCGTTTGCGGGGAAGCGATGCTCGAGATTGCGGGCGAGGTGCTGCGGCTGCGGGGGGGAGACCATCTCCTGATCCCCGCCCGTACCCCGCACCGGGTGTTGTCGACGGCCCAAGACACCTATTGGATCGGTGTCTTCAGCTCTTGAATTCGTTGATGCGCGCCGAAAGTGACTGCGCCACTTCGAGGAGCTGACGGGAGTCGTTTTCGATCTGTTCGACACTGTGGCGGTTGTTTTCGGAAACGACGTTGATCTGCGAAATTTTCTCGATGATCCACTCGATGTGACCGACCACCTCGATCGAGTCGTTGTACGAACGCTGCGCCACGGCGACGGAGCGCTCCATTTCTCCGGACGTTGCCGAGATTTTCTCTTCGACTTCATTGGAAATCGCGGTCAGTTCATTCATGTTTTTGGCATTTTCGCCCATTTTGTCGCTGACGTCGTTGATCGCCTGAACGATCGTACCGACGCTGATCTCGATTTCGGTGAGGCTTTTCTGGGTCCGTTCGGCCAGCTTGCGCACCTCATCGGCAACGACGGCAAACCCGCGCCCGTGTTCCCCAGCCCGTGCCGCTTCGATCGCGGCGTTAAGCGCAAGGAGGTTTGTCTGGTCCGCGATGTCCTTGATGACGCCCAGAACGTTTTTGACCTGGTCGGCATCCTGGCGCAACGAGATCAACTGCGACGCCATGTCGTGTTCCGTTTCGATGTAACCGTCCACTTCGCTGACGAGTTTGTACAGGGCATCTTTGGCGGTCACCAGCTCTTCGTTGGCGTTGGCGACGTTTTTCTGTGTCTGTTCGGAGATGGCGATGGCACCCGAGAGGATCTCTTTGATCGAATGGCTTTTTTGGGTAGTCGCCTCGACGATTTGGCGCTCTTGTTCCACACCGGCCGAAATTTTGCGGGTAGCGTCGGTGATGGTCGTGGCGATCGTCGAGTTTTGACGTCCGAGTTCCTTGACCTCGTTCACGGTCTCCTGTACCATCCCTACGAAACGGTTCACCGCAAGGGCCGCTTCGGAAAACTCGTCTTCTTTGGTCACTTCCAGCCGCTTGGTGAGGTCTTTGTCGCCGCTGACCAGCGATCCGATCCGGTTTCGCAGCCCTTCGAGCGGATTAAGAACCTCTTTCCCGAAAAAGATATTCAGTACCGAGACGAACGTAATCACGACGATCCCCAGCGCGATGAGGAGGATCGTTTCGGTCTTGCTGATCTCCGCATCGTTTTTCTCGAGCGAAATAACCAGATCCATGACCCCCAGCACGTCCCCGCTTTGGATATTGGTATGGCACGCCAGACACCGTTCCTCGGCGACAAGCGGCTGCAGAAGGCGGATGGTATGCGAACCGTTCGTGTTTTCGGTCACGACCGGCTGTTTGTTTTTGAATATCTCCTTGACCATCGGCTCATTCGTGAATTTGGCATCGAGCCCGAACAGATCGATGACGGCCTGCGATTTCTCGACTTTGAGTTTTTCGATCCCTTCGATCGTCTGTGCGTTCTTGATCGCCTCTTCCACGACTTTGGGATCACCCGCGAGCATGCTTTGCGACAGGGTCTGGAAAATCGACTGGCTCAACATGTTCAGCGAACGTTTTGCCGTTTCGTTCGAAAAATCGTGAAACGTCGTCGTCAGGTACCAATAAATGGCACCCAACCCCATAAAACTGAACAGAAGCGTCGAAAAGATGATTTTGGACTTGACGGTTTTAAGCATACGTACCCCATAGTGTGATTCTCATGCGTTTATTGTACCGTATATCTGTCCCCTTTTTGTGGCAAAGTCACAATTCCTTCTCGGGTTTGAATTTTTACCGGAAGGTTCATCGGGCGGCGCATCGTCACCGGGTCGACTTTGCTGATGCTAAAATGCAGATGCGGCCCGCTGCTGTAGCCGGTGTTGCCCGAATAGCCGATCAGGTCTCCCTGCGCCACTTTCTGCCCGATGCGCACGGCCGCTCCCCCCCGCTTCAGGTGGTAATAATTGGCCATCGTCCCGTCGCTGTGCTCGATGATCACGTAATTGGCGTACTGGCGAAAATCGGGACTCAATCCTCCCCTGTCGTGCGATCCTTCGGCACCCACGACCGTTCCCTCCCGGGCGGCATGAATCGGCGTCCCTATGGGAACGGGAAAATCGATCGCGTAGGCCGAAAGCCCCTTGTGAGTGATCCCGCCGTGGTACCCTTGCGAAACAACGATGTTCGACCCTTTCGCAAAAGGGAGCGCGTAACGGTAATGGTCGTCATGAACGGCGAACGCCGAACCCCGCACCCACCCGTATGCCGCACGGTAATTGACTCCCTGCGCGGCAGAAAGTCGCGCGAGGGCAAGTACTTTTTTCCGGCTGTTTCCGGGGATTTCGATGAAAAAAGGGATTTTCGAGGAGGGCTTGAGATTCTCGATCGAAGCAAAATCGATGTTCAGCGTTACCGTGTAGGGATTAAGATTTTCGGCTTCGAATTCGAATCCCCCCTTCCCGTCGGATTCGGCACTGAGGATAACGCTGTTACGCGATCCGATTTGGGCCGTTTTTTTGACGGCGGCCGCCTCGGAGCGTTTGAGAATCTTCAGATGCTCTTCGTATGCCTGTTCCTGCTCCAGGGCCATCTGAATGCTCCGGTTTTCCAGAGCTTCTTCTTCTTTGAGCTTTTCGAGGGGAGGAAGCGATTTTTTCGGATAGTTCCGATCGTAAAACGCTATCGCTTCGGAACGGATGCGGGGATGGTGGAGCGGCTCGAGAGGGATCGAAACCAGCTGTTCGAAACCGTTCTTGTCTTCGCTCTCCATCGCGCGCAGCAGCGACTTTCGGTAGAGGGAGTCGATCGATTCCTTGCTGCGGGCAAGCTCTCTCAATTCCCGCAGATATGCGGCAAGACGCTCCTTTTCAGGTTGCGGTAGACGGGCGATTCGGGAACCCTCCGCCAGGGTCGAGCGGATTTTTTCGACAAACTGCCGCAACGAAGCGCTCTCTTGTTCCATCACCGCTTTTCGGCTCAACCGTTCGACCGACTCCGCGTTTTTCTCCAGCGGCCCGGCAAGGGTGTAATAGGGAAGCGTATCGCCGTTTCCGGCAGCCAGAACGAACGAAAACAACACCATCAGAACCGTCCGCACGCCGACACCGCCCTTTTGCTTTTTGATTAATTGTATCATTATTGCTCTGAGGCTATAATATCGTCTATTTTAACTGTGAGGTCAAGGCATGTCCAAACGTATTTTAGAAGTGATCAAGCCGGGCGTCGTGTTCGGCGACGATGTCCAGAAACTTTTCGAAATCGCCAAAGAAGAAGGGTTCGCCCTCCCGGCGGTCAACGTCGTCGGAACCGATTCGATCAACGGCGTCCTCGAAGCGGCCAAGCTGGTCAATTCCCCCGTCATCATCCAGTTCTCCAACGGGGGAGCGAGCTATTACGCGGGGAAAGGTCTGAGCAACGACAATGAAAAAGCGGCGATTGCGGGAGCGATCAGCGGTGCGATGCACGTGCACATGATGGCCGAAGCCTACGGCATTCCCGTCATTCTCCATACCGACCACGCGTCGCGCGAACTGCTCCCGTGGATCGATGCCCTTTTGGATGCGGGGGAGAAACACTACGCCCAGTACGGCAAACCTCTTTTCAGCTCCCACATGCTCGATCTTTCCGAAGAGAGCCTCGAAGAAAACGTCGCAACGTGTGCCCTTTATCTCAAGCGGATGGACAAAATCGGCATGACCCTCGAAATCGAGCTGGGCGTTACCGGGGGTGAAGAAGACGGCGTCGACAACACCAACATCGACAACGCCCTTCTCTATACCCAACCCGAAGACGTGGCGTACGCGTACGAAAAACTGAGCGCCGTGAGCAAACGTTTCACCGTTGCCGCCTCTTTCGGTAACGTCCACGGGGTATACAAGCCCGGAAACGTCGTCCTAACCCCCATCATCCTCGACAACTCGCAAAAATACATCAAGGAAAAATTCCACACCGCTTCAAACAAACCGGTCGATTTCGTCTTCCACGGCGGTTCGGGTTCAACCCTCGAAGAGATCCGCGAAGCAATCAGCTACGGCGTCATCAAAATGAACATCGACACCGACACCCAGTGGGCCACCTGGGAAGGGGTCAAAAACTACTATGAAAAGTACAAAGACTACCTCCAGGGACAGATCGGAAACCCTGAGGGTGAAGACAAACCGAACAAAAAATACTACGACCCGCGCAAATGGCTCCGCGACGGCCAGAAAACCCTTGTCGAACGGGTCAAACAAGCATTCAGCGACCTCAACGCGATCGACCGCAACTAACGTTCCTCCGCTTCTGGGCGGAGAGGTTGGATCTTCGCCGCTTCCGGGATAGAAATGTTTCCCGCATAATTCAATCGATTGTTTTTACCATTGCAGTACTTCCCCCGCTGGAGGAAGAGAAGAAAAGAAGCTTTATTTGGTGTAGGTAATTTTGGCTTTTTCGCGCAGGGAGTTCATTTTTTTCTCCATGTGCGCTTTGAACTTGTCCATTTTCAACCGCTGCTCGATAAAGTTTTTCACTTCATCGAATCCGAGTTTTTTCGCCGCTTTTTTGTCTTCGATGTAGATGACATGGTATCCGAACTGGCTTTGGACCGGAGTCGCCGACATTGTCCCTTCTTTCATCGCGAACGCGGCATCGTTAAACGAAGGAACCATCTGCCCGCGCGGGAAATATCCGAGGTCTCCGCCTTTTGCCGCGCTCGGTCCCGTCGACTTCGATTTGGCCTGGGCGATGAATTCGTTGCGCAGTTTGTCGCCGCTGAGCCCTTTCATGCTTTTGATCACCGCTTCGGCTTCCGCTTTGGATTTGACCAGGATATGACGCGCGCGGATTTTTTCTTTATCGATGAACTCGTCGGCGTTTTTGTCAAAATATTCTTTGACCTCTTTGGGATCGACTTTGATCGAATCGAACTGCTCTTTCTCCCAGATTTTGGCCGCGAGCTGTACCCGAAGACGGCTCATCAGCGCTTCGAGCTCTTGCTTGTACTCTTTGGATTCGAGGACCCCGGTACGTTTGGCATCGTCGTATACCAGTTCCTGCGCGATCATCCCTTCGATGATCCGCTGCCGCAATTCGTTTTGTTTCTCTGCCGGGAGTGAGTCAAACCGCCCCTGGGTCCCTTCCATCAATACCTTGTTGACTTCCTCGGAGGTGATTTCGTCACCGTTGACCGTTGCCAAAACACCCGCGGATGCCATCGGAGCACCCAACAACAAACCCAAAACCCAAGCGGCATAAAAACGCTTCATTGCTTTCCTTATATTCCCTGTCTGCACAGGGATTTTGATTTCGGCATTATAATACATTTGAGAGTATAGTACGCAAAAAATAACCGAAATTAAACGGCGTTCTCCAGCCGTTGCGATTGGGCCGTTTTGAGATAGCGTTCAATCGTCTGGAGAAGGAAATGTTTGTCGATCGGTTTGGCCAGGTGCGCGTCGAGCCCGGCCGCGACGATCCGTTCGCGGTCCCCGATGAGGGCGTGTGCGGTGAGGGCGATAACGGGGACGAATCCCCGCTGGTCGCGTTTGTCGATCTCTTTGATCAGTCTCGTCGCCGTCAGACCGTCCATGACCGGCATGTCGATGTCCATCACGACGAGGTCGAAGGGTTCTTTGAGATAGGCATCGACCGCTTTTTGGCCGTTATCGACCGCAACCACCTGGAAACGTTCCTGTCGCAGAATCGTTTCGAGCAGCTTCAGGTTGATCAGGTTGTCTTCGGCGATCAGGATCTTGATCTCTTCCTGCCGCGGAATACTCTGCACCTCGGGACTGCGGGAGATATATTCTTTGGGCATTTTGTTCCACACGACCGCGAGCGTTTTGTGCAACGCGCCGGGCAGAATGGGGAGCGTGACGATCGATTCGACCGATTCGACGATCGCATCGGCCTGTTCACCGTATTCGAATTTCATGATCGGAACGACCTGAAGGTTCGGGTAGGTCGATTTGATCGCATCCACCTGCGACGGGGAGAGATGGGGAACGTCCAAAAACAGGACGTCGCTTTCGTGCAGCGCCGTATTGACCAGATCGTGTATCCCCTTGACCCGCACTTTGAAGAGTTCAAGGTATTTGTACAGCAACGCTCCCTGGGTCGAAAAATGGTGGTCGTGGGTATAGATGAGAGAACGGGTCCCCTCGACAAAATCGAACGCCCCCGCTTCGGTAATCTCGTGCACGATCCGGAACGAAAACCGTGACCCTTTGCCCGGTTCCGAAGCGAGCATCAGATGCGAATCCATCATATCGACGTATTTGTGGCTGAGGCTCAGCCCGATCCCCATGCCGTCTTTTCCGCGACGCTGGTTCTCCCACGCCGATGCGAAGGGACGCAGCAGGGTTTTGATTTTTGCGGGTTCGATCCCGATCCCGGTGTCGCTGACCGCGTACTCCACTTCAATCCGCCCGGCTTCTTCCTGAACGATCAGAATCTCGACGAGGACCTGTCCCCCTTCTTCGGTAAATTTGATCCCGTTTTGGATCAGGTTTCGCATCACGGTCAGGATCTTGTCCTGATCTCCCACCATCTTTTTGGGGAGATGGGGATCGATCAGGAACATCAGCTGGATCTCTTTGGCCGATGCAAGGTCTTCGAACTGCATCGAGAAGTTCTCGTATATCTCCAGCGGACTGAAAGGGGAGAGGTTCATGTAAATGCTTCCGCTCTCAACCTGCATCAGTTCAAGGAGATTTTCGATGTTGCGCATCATCGAAAGGGCACTTCGACTCGTCATATCGACGTATTCCTGCTGCCACGATCCCAGAGGGCTGTTTTTGAGCAGATCGGTAAACCCGATAATGGCATTCATCGGCGTACGGAATTCATGGGAAATGTTGGTGAGAAATTTCTTTTTGAAATGTTCGAAATAACGTTCCGCGGCTTTGGCCCTCTCGAGCACCGTCGTATCCTGAAAGACGACCCCGATGATCGGCGTGCGTCCGATCATGATCACTTCGGATTTGACCGCGACGCTGTATTCGGCTTCCCCGGCTCTCATTTTCCCGCGATATCGCCCCGGCTGGGACAGCAAAAACGATATTTCGACTCCGAAGGGTTCAAACCACTCCAGCAACGATGGGAGCGAAGCGACATCCTTTCCCCCCAGCAGATCGAGCAGCTGGGCGTTGCACCCGACAACCCCGCCGGACATATCGGCATACATCATCGGGTCGGTATGCAGTCTGGCGCAGGAGGTCAGCAATTCGATGGTTTCCGGATAAGCTTGATGAAAACTCTCGATGTAGTGCATGGTTGCTCCTTACAACGGATCGTGCAGATATTTCCGGAGAACGTACTCCAGTTTTTCGCGCGTGAGCGGTTTGGAGAGGTAGTCGTCGAGTCCCCGTTCGAGGATGTATTCCCGGTCTCCTTCCATCGCGAGGGCCGTCAGGGCGATGATGGGCATACGGCGCAGGGGGCTCTCTTCGGCTTTGATCTCCTGCGTCGCCAGAATGCCGTCTTTGATCGGCATATCGATGTCCATGAAAACGATGTCGTAACGGTGGGTACGACACGCTTCGACTGCTTCGTCGCCGTTGGACACCGCGGTGACCGCAATGCCGTACTCGCGCAGCAGCAGTTTGATCAGCCGCTGGTTGATCAGATTGTCTTCGACGACCAGCGCGCCGACCCCGCGCTGAAGTTGTGTGGGTGCCGCGACCGCGGGGCGCGGCAGGTTCAGGACTTCGGATAAGTGTGCATACAACATACCGGGGAGTAACGGCTTATGCAGCGCCTTGTCGACGACGTGCAGCATTTTGGCCTGCAGCCGTTCGTTCGCTTCGAGCACCAAAACGGTCTTGCAGGTACGGTTCAGCCGCTCGAGCTTCATCACCCATTCCCCTTTCTCCTGCGACGCAATCAGGTAAATCACCTCGGCGTTCTCGAACAGCGTTTCGTCGATCAATTGTACTTTGGTCACACTGACACCGAAACTGCGGAGATAGTTGGTAAGGTGGTTGGCATCGTCGAGCCGCTTTTCATCGATGAGCACCACCTTGACGCTGTGGGCGTTGATCATCGAAAGAGCGTGATCGGACGAACCTTCCATCGTCAGGGCGAAGCTGAAAGTGGACCCTTTCCCCTCCTCGCTGGCGATTTTGAGATCGCCGCCCATCAGGGCGATCAGGCCATGCGAAAGGCTCAGCCCCACGCCCAGCCGATTGTCCGCATGATCCCCCGAAACAAACGGACGGGTGATGTTCCCGAGCTCGGATTTGCTGATCCCTTTGCCGGTATCTTTGACGCTGAAACCGACGTTACAACTCCCCGACGTATTACGTTTGAGCAGCTTTACCTCAACCGTAATACGCCCTCCCGAAGGGGTAAATTTGAGGGCGTTGACGTAAAGGTTGTTCAGAACCTGCCTGATTTTGCGGATATCCCCGATCAGGCGGCTTGGAAGTTTGGGATCGATGAAAAACGACACGTTGATCCCCTTGTCGCTTCCGGTCGAAACGCAGTTTTTCCCCAGTTCCTCCATCTCGGCGATGACGTCGAATTCGCTGTCGTTGAGGCTGAGACGGCCGTTTTGCATCTGGGCCAGGTCCAGAAGGTTTTCGATGTTGGACATCAGGTTGCGGGCGGAGCTTTGAACCGAACGGATGTACTCGGCCTGCGTTTCGCTCGGCGACGTTTTGGAAAGGAGTTCGACGAATCCCAGAATGCCGTTCATGGGGGTTCGGAATTCGTGCCCGATGTTCGAGAGAAACTTGCTTTTGAGCTGTTCGGTCCGTCTTACCTCTTCTTGGAGATCGGTCTCCGCGGTTCGGTCCTGAAGCCGCAGGAGATAGAGTTCGGCCCCGTCTCCTTCCAGCAGCGTCGCGGTCGCCGAGAACGAACGGGATTTCCCCGAACGGTCGGTAATCCCGACGCCGTATCCGAGGGGGCAATGGGTACGGATGTAATCAAGCCAGCTTTTGTCGTATTCGGTAAAGACCTCTTCGTCTTCATGATCGAAAAGTTCGCGGATGCTCTCGTAGCCCGAGCGGAGCTGTTCGA is a genomic window containing:
- a CDS encoding response regulator, coding for MTGWFRKLRGAGKSRFAQENEQIINKSLFYKILDADPSAVLFFTKEGGWIGANKTFFNLVPLQNIEQLRSGYESIRELFDHEDEEVFTEYDKSWLDYIRTHCPLGYGVGITDRSGKSRSFSATATLLEGDGAELYLLRLQDRTAETDLQEEVRRTEQLKSKFLSNIGHEFRTPMNGILGFVELLSKTSPSETQAEYIRSVQSSARNLMSNIENLLDLAQMQNGRLSLNDSEFDVIAEMEELGKNCVSTGSDKGINVSFFIDPKLPSRLIGDIRKIRQVLNNLYVNALKFTPSGGRITVEVKLLKRNTSGSCNVGFSVKDTGKGISKSELGNITRPFVSGDHADNRLGVGLSLSHGLIALMGGDLKIASEEGKGSTFSFALTMEGSSDHALSMINAHSVKVVLIDEKRLDDANHLTNYLRSFGVSVTKVQLIDETLFENAEVIYLIASQEKGEWVMKLERLNRTCKTVLVLEANERLQAKMLHVVDKALHKPLLPGMLYAHLSEVLNLPRPAVAAPTQLQRGVGALVVEDNLINQRLIKLLLREYGIAVTAVSNGDEAVEACRTHRYDIVFMDIDMPIKDGILATQEIKAEESPLRRMPIIALTALAMEGDREYILERGLDDYLSKPLTREKLEYVLRKYLHDPL